The nucleotide window GAAAGGGTGGTGTTAGAGAAAGACATCAAAGGTCGTAGGTAGTAGAGCATGGGTGATTTCACGCTCAGCTAGATAACTATGACAGACACTGTGCTCTGGTCTCATTTTTCATCATGTAGTGCAGGTTGCATGTTACATGATAAAGAGATTGCCATGAtttcttcttgttttctttgtgAGAGTACCATCCAAGACGACATGTTCAGCCGACTTCGTATAAACAAGTCCTGTAGCTTGAGTGATGACAATGTAATCGAAACCTGACTCCTCTTTGAGTAATATATGATTTATGCTCGGACGATTTATGCTCAAGTATCTACAGTTTCTTAGGCTCTTTCCGGCTTCATCAATACATATTCAGTTGGCATTGTCTAGTAATGCTCGGACGATTTTTCCAAATGAGTGATGTAATGCGGCTATTCTTCTTGAACTGAGCCTCTGCTTTTTTATTTGATAGCTATTTACTCGGATTCAGATTTATCATTTCTTTTTCCTATGGTGTGGCATTCGGAACTATGCTTGGACGATTGATACTTGAAAATCTTTATCTGAATTCGGGGCGATTTACCAGGACAATCAACAGCAGGATTTAAGGGCACTGTGGGAATGTGTGACATGTCCAGACTGATGAGAATGGACATCCTCAAAAGTGATGTGCCTGTTTATTTTCTCCTATGCCACTACTCTGGTAGTTCCTTCGGTCGGTCTCTGAGATGAAGGGAGGAAACTCACCTAAAAGCCCCTCTTTGACGCGTAAGGCAGAGATCAGTTTGACAACCAAGCGCCCAACCCTTCACCATTGCAATCCAGGCAGTCTGGAAATGATAGAAATAGGAAGCCAAGATCTCAAAGCTGATGGCGTGCGTCACCTGCATAATCTCCACTTTCCGGGGCCCTTTCCGTAAGCAACTTTACCACTCATGGCCACAAGCTTTGCTGTTGGTTCATGCTGCAGCTGTAGCCTGTGTCCAAGGCCATCGTGCCTTCCCAAGGAGGCAGCCTTACTCgcccccccaaatcccctcAGACCCAGTCTTTGTCAGCGCTTGCCCCTCATTTACCAATCCTCTTCCACCATATCCATTCATGGATCAAATGCCAGTTTGAATTATCGTCCACGAAAACCAGTGATTACTGCAGTCAAGGCGCCGAGACATTATCCATGATCCGTACGACTCTCCTACTTCAGCATCCACCAAATAGTCTCACCAAAGCCACGCCCACCCCACCAGGGCTGACCGCGGACCAACCTCGACGGCTGCCTGCCTATCGCCCAAAATGCAGTTATGTATGTGTCAACCCAACGTTGCTAGACGCGGCCCGCCACAGCCGCATACCAACAGTCTTAACCCGCCGCTGACATGCATAGCAAAATCAACAACCACTGGCGccaagcccatcatcaatGCAACAGTCAGTCAGGGCACGATGGACCCTCAACTCGACCCCGCCAACCTGCCCCGCCATCTCGTGAGATTCATATAGGGGTCAGAGATCTTTTGTCTTTACCTGCTTGGACTCTGTGTCTAttcaaaaacaaacaaaacttGAACCATGGCTGACCCGATTGCCATCACGGCCGCTTTGACCGGCCTCTTTCCTCTGGTCAAAGGTAAACATTGCCCCTTTTCGGACACAAATGGGCATATTGGCTGACGGTGGAAACGGACAGAGGTCTTTTTAATGACTCAGGTTCTCTTTGAGGCCGACAAGAAGCTTCGCTCTTTTTGGGCACGGGTGGAACTCCAGAGAGCAGTATGATATCACCGGGGAGCACTCTAGAGTAGACTCTCATGCTAACAACGGCTCTCCTATCACCAGATCTTTGATGCCTGGGAGGATGGGTGGCTCGACGCCCGGGACAAGCCTGATGATAAGATTAAAGCATACGCATTTGAAAAGCCACTTCTGGCAAGGGGTATCTTGAAGGAATTCGTGAGCCTGCTCAAGACACTCTCGGATCCcgacaagctcaagaaaAGATACGGTCTGAGGCCCGACAGGATCCCCAAGTATGCGACCAGAAACGACGATGTAGCGAGGGACTTGAGATACTACTCGGATTATCTCAGCGGTATCGACAGCCGCTTCAACATTAAGGGACTTCCTGCCTTTAACAAGAGCATCAACGACCACTTGAACTTGCTCAAGACTGTCCGTTATGTGATAGTGGGAAAGGACTACGAGCTTGAGGATGTAGTCATCCGGTTCACCGAGTTCAACCGAGACTTGCAGCTGTATACCGACAGCGAGGCCAACAACGAAGCGGCCCAGAGAATCTACGAGGTTGTCCTGACGGGCCTCCACTCGAAGCCTGACGACCCAGCACGTCTTGCCGAGGCAGCTCTGTTCGAGCAAAAGGCAACCATCGACCCCGACGCCAAGCGATTCTACGGCGACATCGCTAAATTCATcggcttctccctctccctccgaGACGTCACCGTCCTCAACGGCCGCGGCCTCAGCCCCAACATGCCCTCCCAAAAGATCTTCACCCGCCGAGACTTCTCCTTCGACGCCCCTTACAAACTCGGCCCCCactccaccctcgcccgtCTTTTGGATTATCCAACCAAATACCAAACCCGCCTCGTCCTTGTCGAGTGGGTCCCCGTCCCCAAGACCGTCAACGTCAAGACCAAGCTCGAAGGCCTCAAGTCGGAGTGGTATGTTCTCCACGCTGACAAACCCGACGGTCTCCTTTTGCCGACCGCCCAAGGTCTGGTATACGACAACACCGACTCCAACTTCATCGGCATCGTCTTCCAACTCCCGTCGCACATCAGGACGGAAGTTCCCCCCAAGATCGCCGGCCGGGTTGATCCCCGGGTTGTCCGCTCCCCCAAGACCACGGCCGCTCAAAGGATGCCCACCAGCCTGAGgcagctcatcctccaacaaccGGCCCTCGACCTTGGCGTCCGGTTCAAGCTGGCGCAAAAGCTTCTCAACTCTCTGCACTTGATGCACACGGCCGGCTGGATGCACAAGCGCATCCGCGCCGATAACATactcttttttccctcccaGAGCCGAGACGGCGAGCCTGACCCGACAAGACTGGACTTTGAGAACCCTTTTCTCGCGGGGTTCCACTCTGCTCGCTTGGAGATTGAGACGTCGTCTGTTCTTGAGGTGGCTGCGAAGCCGCTGGAGCATATCCGCCCGCTTCAGGGGCTGGGTAAAGTGCTGAATCAGCCTAGGGTTGTCGCGTTGGATGCGTACCAGCATCCGGAGTATAGGTATAATGTCAACCTGCCCTACCGGAATCAGTATGACCTTTATGGGGTGGGGGCTGTGCTGTTGGAGCTGGGGCTGTGGGAGACGCTcgagatgttggagaagggggataTTGGACGGAGGGGGTATGATCCGAGGGTTGTGCCGACCAAGGATGATATCaggaaggatggggagacggtggagagggcggggTGGAAGTTGGATAGGTAAGTTTCTCTTTTCATTTTCTTTCCGTTATGCGGATGTGGGTTGGCTAACTGAGTGACAGGATTATGGGCTCAACATATGgaaaggtggtgagggagtgcTTGACGCTTAAGCCTATGCCGGGGGACCTGCTTGGGTTGGAAAGGACGCtggtggcgaggttggctCATTGCCAGGCCTGATCAGGCTGGTTGGGATCTAGGGTTGAATGGAAATAACAAGACGGTTAAGAGCCAAAAGACAAAACGATAAAGTTTATCCATGTATTTCCCCTCGTGATCATCCATGTGTAAAGATGCCGTCTCTATCATCAGCGCTATGCTCAAACTTTTGAACTTGCCTATTCCAACTTGACCAATCATGACCTTCTACGAAGGCCGTACAAGTCTagcatcctcatcactctcctcctcttcactgCTTTCTTCCTCCGactcatcctcttcttcactttcctcttcctcttcctcttcttcctcctccccctccccctcttcactctcctcttcctcctcctcttgctcccctccctcatcctcagccaACCAATCATCCAAAGTCTTAGCACCCACCCCATTAGCAGCACTCTTCGCCCCGAACGACCCAGCCGGACTGGCACTCCCCGACATGGAAGCCGACCTCCCCTGTCCCGCATCAATAATCCTTTCCGCCGCCGGAATCGGCACACTGCCCGCCTTGTTCCTCCGGTCATAAACTCCATACTTGCCATCATCCTGCCTGTTATCGCCTTCTCTATCCCTCAACTTTGCATCTGGCTcctgccccttttccacccaCTCGGGCAGGTCTTCGTAGCCCCTTAACCCATGAATAGTTCCCCCTCCAGCGAGGACAAGAGCTGCCGAGCCGAGGGTGAAGCCCTTGCGGGTTTCGGAGGGAGACGGGGCTTGGGGAGCGGGTTTAGGAGCGAGGAGCATGAGGGTTGCTAGCTGTGGGACTTGGAGCAGGCTTTTGTACAGGCGAGTCCTATCGCGGAGGTCATAGGAGGTGTCGTAGCGGGCGAGTACGGTGACGTAGTTCCATAGTTTGGGGATTGGATggtcgtcgtcttcttggTCCGGGGCGGCGGGTGGCGTTTGGGCTTCGTTATCGCCCGAGGCAGCCTCTTTCTGGGCTTCGAGTTTGCGGTTGAGGTAGTGGAGGTAGActttggcggcgaggagaaCAATTTGCCTCTTTGCCAGCTCGGATTCTGATGCGAATTCTTTGAGAAGAATGCGCAGCACGTCTGCTGCAATGTTGTCCTCTCCGTTCAAACCAGAGAATTCACCGACGAGCCAGATAATGGTCGCACGGGCCTGGGGGTCTGTGGCGCTGTCGAGGTTCTTGGCTAACCGAACAACAGTCGCGACGTGGGAACTGGGGTCTTGCTGAATGAGATGGCGGATTACCGTGAGTGACTCTGCTGCGAGGGTCCCATCGAGAGAAGTAATTTgtccgagaagaaggcgaaggcATCGAGGTGCGGTGGCTGTGTCTGTCTGTGCGCAGCGGCCGATGGCTCGGACGGCTTCCTTGACGAGACCCTTGTCAGAGCCACGGCTGAAGTGCTCGAGTTCGTTGAGGATGAGTGACTTGatatgtggtggtgaatgagGAAAGATGAGGGTCAGGACCTCAAGCTTCAACTCCCATATTGGTTGGCTGTCGGTTGCGCGGACGAGAAAGTGTGTCGCGTACTTGACAAAGGCGGCTGGATAGTCGAGACAGATCGACACTATATTGAACAAGGCAACCTGTTGAATATCCTGTCCACCTCGGAGAAGTGCAACCAGGGGCCCAACAGCTTGCCGGACATAAGCAGCGGTCCCAACGGCAGAGTAACACCGTGcgacggccaccaccacgccaGAGTTGCGTGACTGCAAAAGAGGCTTGATACTGGTAAGAAGGAGCTCCAGGTCGGCGTCAAGGAACACGACTTCCTC belongs to Podospora bellae-mahoneyi strain CBS 112042 chromosome 6, whole genome shotgun sequence and includes:
- a CDS encoding hypothetical protein (EggNog:ENOG503P4SN), translated to MADPIAITAALTGLFPLVKEVFLMTQVLFEADKKLRSFWARVELQRAIFDAWEDGWLDARDKPDDKIKAYAFEKPLLARGILKEFVSLLKTLSDPDKLKKRYGLRPDRIPKYATRNDDVARDLRYYSDYLSGIDSRFNIKGLPAFNKSINDHLNLLKTVRYVIVGKDYELEDVVIRFTEFNRDLQLYTDSEANNEAAQRIYEVVLTGLHSKPDDPARLAEAALFEQKATIDPDAKRFYGDIAKFIGFSLSLRDVTVLNGRGLSPNMPSQKIFTRRDFSFDAPYKLGPHSTLARLLDYPTKYQTRLVLVEWVPVPKTVNVKTKLEGLKSEWYVLHADKPDGLLLPTAQGLVYDNTDSNFIGIVFQLPSHIRTEVPPKIAGRVDPRVVRSPKTTAAQRMPTSLRQLILQQPALDLGVRFKLAQKLLNSLHLMHTAGWMHKRIRADNILFFPSQSRDGEPDPTRLDFENPFLAGFHSARLEIETSSVLEVAAKPLEHIRPLQGLGKVLNQPRVVALDAYQHPEYRYNVNLPYRNQYDLYGVGAVLLELGLWETLEMLEKGDIGRRGYDPRVVPTKDDIRKDGETVERAGWKLDRIMGSTYGKVVRECLTLKPMPGDLLGLERTLVARLAHCQA
- the APL6 gene encoding AP-3 complex subunit beta (COG:U; EggNog:ENOG503NX4P; BUSCO:EOG09260VHV), with translation MESIARISSLLENARELTLDAASAARGSRSSFKPLERSQVQKLLDSRNDREVLEGLRRVIAMMYKALKTLPLFSSVVKNVASPNLEIKKLVYIYLIHHAEQEPDLALLSINTIQKSLSDTNPQVRALALRTMSGIRVPVISQIVSLAIRKGAGDMSPYVRRAAALAIPKCYRLDPSQLPQLLEYMTILLGDKQYYVAGAAVTAFLEVCPERIDLIHKNYRNLVKMVVDMDEWSQLSTLRLMTVYARKCFPRRARVEAGEEVVFLDADLELLLTSIKPLLQSRNSGVVVAVARCYSAVGTAAYVRQAVGPLVALLRGGQDIQQVALFNIVSICLDYPAAFVKYATHFLVRATDSQPIWELKLEVLTLIFPHSPPHIKSLILNELEHFSRGSDKGLVKEAVRAIGRCAQTDTATAPRCLRLLLGQITSLDGTLAAESLTVIRHLIQQDPSSHVATVVRLAKNLDSATDPQARATIIWLVGEFSGLNGEDNIAADVLRILLKEFASESELAKRQIVLLAAKVYLHYLNRKLEAQKEAASGDNEAQTPPAAPDQEDDDHPIPKLWNYVTVLARYDTSYDLRDRTRLYKSLLQVPQLATLMLLAPKPAPQAPSPSETRKGFTLGSAALVLAGGGTIHGLRGYEDLPEWVEKGQEPDAKLRDREGDNRQDDGKYGVYDRRNKAGSVPIPAAERIIDAGQGRSASMSGSASPAGSFGAKSAANGVGAKTLDDWLAEDEGGEQEEEEEESEEGEGEEEEEEEEEESEEEDESEEESSEEEESDEDARLVRPS